In one Cervus elaphus chromosome 9, mCerEla1.1, whole genome shotgun sequence genomic region, the following are encoded:
- the LOC122699867 gene encoding olfactory receptor 7C2-like, whose translation MEINQTRTFLLVGFTEDPDLQPLFFGLFLSLYLVTFAGNLAVILAIISDPHLHTPMYFFLSNLSFADIGFTSTTIPKMLWNIQTQSKVITYGGCITQIFFFFVFGCLDNLILSVMAYDRFVAICHPLRYMVIMSPRVCGLLALGSWCLSVIASLPETLTILRLSFCRSMKIPHFFCDLLEVLKLACSDNLINNIVVYFVAIVLGVFPLFGIFFSYSQIFSSILRIPSARGKYKAFSTCGSHLFVVSLFYGTGLGVYLSSAVTSYSRTSLVASVMYTTVTPMLNPFIYSLRSRDMKGALGRLLRRAPSLNDGLL comes from the coding sequence ATGGAAATAAACCAAACAAGAACCTTTCTCCTCGTGGGATTCACAGAGGACCCAGACCTGCAGCCTCTCTTCTTTGGGCTGTTTCTGTCCTTGTACCTGGTCACATTTGCTGGGAACCTGGCCGTCATCCTGGCGATCATCTCAGACCCCcatctccacacccccatgtacttctttctctCCAACCTGTCATTTGCAGACATCGGTttcacctccaccaccatcccaAAGATGCTATGGAACATCCAGACACAGAGCAAAGTTATCACCTATGGAGGCTGCATCACccagatattttttttctttgtatttggaTGCCTGGACAATTTAATCCTGagtgtgatggcctatgaccgcttcgTGGCCATCTGTCACCCCCTGCGCTACATGGTCATCATGAGCCCCCGGGTCTGTGGGCTGCTGGCTCTGGGGTCCTGGTGCCTCAGTGTCATAGCCTCCCTGCCTGAGACCTTGACTATCTTGAGGCTGTCTTTCTGCAGAAGCATGAAGATCCCACACTTTTTTTGTGATCTTCTTGAAGTCCTGAAGCTCGCCTGTTCTGACAACCTCATCAATAACATAGTGGTGTATTTTGTGGCTATTGTTCTAGGTGTATTTcctctctttgggattttcttttcttactctcAGATTTTCTCCTCCATCCTGAGAATTCCATCAGCCAGGGGCAAGTATAAAGCTTTTTCCACCTGTGGATCTCACCTTTTTGTGGTCTCCTTGTTCTATGGCACAGGCCTAGGGGTCTACCTCAGTTCTGCAGTCACTTCATACTCTAGGACAAGTCTGGTGGCCTCTGTGATGTACACCACGGTcacccccatgctgaaccccttcatctacagtCTGAGGAGCAGGGACATGAAGGGGGCCCTAGGGAGACTCCTCAGGAGGGCACCATCTCTCAATGATGGGTTGTTGTAG
- the LOC122699866 gene encoding olfactory receptor 7A17-like codes for METGNDTHISEFLLLGISNEPELQPLIFGLFLTMYLITVFGNLLIFLAVSSDSHLHTPMYFFLSNLSFVDICFISTTIPKMLWNIQTQSQVITYEGCINQIYFLLLFAGLDDFLLTVMAYDRFVAICHPLHYTVIMSPRLCGLLVLVSWMMSALNSLIQILMMLRLSFCRVLEIPNFFCELNQVVRSACSDTFLNDVMVYVAAGLLSGGPFVGIFYSYSKIVSSIRGIASAQGKYRAFSTCASHLLVVCLFYCTILGVYLNPADAHNSHSSAIASVMYTVVTPMLNPFIYSLRNKDIKEALKRFTEQ; via the coding sequence ATGGAAACAGGGAATGATACACATAtttcagaatttcttcttcttggaattTCAAATGAACCGGAACTGCAGCCCCTCATATTTGGACTTTTCCTTACCATGTACCTGATCACTGTATTTGGAAATCTGCTCATCTTCCTGGCTGTCAGCTcagactcccacctccacacccccatgtacttcttcctctccaacctgtcTTTTGTAGACATCTGTTTCATCTCTACCACCATCCCAAAGATGCTATGGAACATCCAGACACAGAGCCAAGTTATCACCTATGAAGGCTGCATCAACCAGATTTACTTTTTACTACTCTTTGCAGGGTTGGATGACTTCCTCCTgactgtgatggcctatgaccggttTGTGGCCATCTGTCACCCCCTGCACTACACAGTCATCATGAGCCCCAGGCTCTGTGGACTGCTGGTTCTGGTGTCATGGATGATGAGTGCCCTGAATTCCTTGATACAAATCTTAATGATGTTGCGGCTGTCCTTCTGTAGAGTCCTGGAGATCCCCAACTTTTTCTGTGAACTCAATCAGGTGGTCCGAAGTGCCTGTTCTGACACCTTTCTTAATGACGTGATGGTGTATGTTGCAGCTGGGCTGCTGAGTGGCGGTCCTTTCGTTGGAATATTTTACTCCTACTCTAAGATCGTTTCCTCCATACGAGGAATCGCATCAGCTCAGGGGAAGTACAGAGCATTTTCCACCTGTGCATCTCACCTCTTGGTTGTCTGCTTATTTTACTGTACAATCCTAGGAGTGTACCTTAACCCTGCTGATGCCCACAACTCACACTCAAGTGCAATAGCCTCAgtgatgtacactgtggtcaccccgatgctgaaccccttcatctacagtCTACGGAATAAAGATATAAAGGAGGCTCTGAAAAGATTCACTGAGCAATAA
- the LOC122699341 gene encoding olfactory receptor 7A17-like yields MEPQNDTRISEFFLLGFSDAPALQSLIFGLFLSMYLISVLGNLLIILAVNSDPHLHTPMYFFLSNLSFADICFTSTTIPKMLWNIQSKSKVITYEGCITQMYFFVLFAVLDDLLLTVMAYDRFVAICHPLHYTVIMNPRLCALLVLVSWILSVLNSLLQSLIVLDLTFCEDLEIPQFFCELNQVIQLACSDTLLNNMMIYFTSLLLAIGPLAGILYSYSKIISSICRIASAQEKYKAFSTCASHLLVVSLFYCTSLGVYLSSAGTHSSHSSAAASVMYTVVTPMLNPFIYSLRNKDTMRALKAFMGQQL; encoded by the coding sequence ATGGAACCACAGAACGATACAcgaatttcagaattttttcttctGGGATTCTCAGATGCACCAGCACTGCAGTCTCTCATATTTGGTCTTTTCCTCTCCATGTACTTGATCTCTGTATTGGGGAACCTGCTCATTATCCTGGCTGTCAACTCAGACCCCcatctccacacccccatgtacttcttcctctccaacctgtccTTTGCAGACATCTGTttcacctccaccaccatcccaAAGATGCTATGGAACATCCAGAGCAAGAGCAAAGTTATAACTTACGAAGGCTGCATCACACAGATGTATTTTTTTGTACTCTTTGCAGTGTTGGACGACTTACTCCTGACTgtaatggcctatgaccgctttgtggccatctgccaccccctgCACTACACGGTCATCATGAATCCCCGGCTCTGTGCACTGCTGGTTCTGGTGTCCTGGATCCTGAGTGTCCTGAACTCTTTGCTACAAAGTTTAATAGTTTTGGATCTGACCTTCTGTGAAGACTTAGAAATACcccaatttttctgtgaactcaATCAGGTCATCCAACTTGCGTGTTCTGACACCCTTCTTAACAACATGATGATATATTTTACATCACTGCTTCTGGCCATTGGTCCCCTGGCTGGAATCCTTTACTCTTATTCGAAGATAATTTCCTCCATATGTAGAATAGCATCAGCTCAGGAGAAGTATAAGGCATTTTCTACCTGCGCATCTCACCTCTTGGTCGTTTCCCTGTTTTATTGTACAAGCCTAGGAGTGTACCTTAGCTCTGCTGGTACCCACAGCTCCCACTCAAGTGCAGCAGCCTCAgtgatgtacactgtggtcacACCCATGCTGAACCCTTTCATCTACAGTCTGCGGAATAAAGACACAATGAGAGCTCTGAAAGCATTTATGGGACAGCAGCTCTAA